CCCATGTTAGAAAAGTATTTCGATTTTTTTCTGCCAATTGGACCCAACTTCACTCTACCAATAgcgtttttgttttatttttctcggTCTGCCACTAGCGTTTAAGAGATAGAAATCAACCCATATACATAAGAAGTAGATGAATCAAAAACTTTAAGATTTCTCTTTGATCAATACATTTGAGTATCAACACATATGAGCTTTGTCTCAAATTTTCTGTcagtttcattttaaaatatttactttaaaaaatatcattgtaCTAATAAAAAGATAGGAAATTCCTTATGTCAATTTGTTGTATTCTCGAAAATTAAGGTAATGAAAACAATGTGACGAAGTAATTTGATATGATCTCAATATATTGACAATTAATTGCATACCACTTTCACCCGTATGGATGACTTAAGTTGAACTAGGTCTTTTTagataaatcataaatttataCTCAGATATAACTTGAAACTGTCGTTTACAAACTATAGAGATAACTACTATAGTTAGAGATAATGACAAACATATACGTTGTAGTTATCCTTACGTACATAAACCTAATAAGGTTAGGAGacgatatgtatatatatgttgccATGAGCGTTAATACAAAACAAcactttcatattattttatggtatcagagcagaaaCGATCTCTTTGACCTAAATACTCAAAAATTTTCGCTTCCGCATTCCTACTACGACTTGATTGTTTAAATAACGATCATGGCTTCTACAATGTCTGCTACATCGTCTTCTACCGTTTCTACTCCTACTACTACAACCGAAAGTAGTTCTTCAAACCCGTACACTTTACATCATTCTGATAATCCTGGCGCTTTGATTACGCCGGTGATTCTTAAAGGCGACAACTACTCTGAATGGGCAACTGAATTCTGGAACTCTCTTCAAGCTAAGCAAAAGATAGGGTTCATTGCAGGTACTATACCTAAACCCGCATCGAATCCTGATCTAGCTCAATGGACTTCTGCCAACTCCATGATCGTCGGATGGATACGTACGTCGATTGATCCTTCAGTACGATCGACCGTGGGACATGTTCCAGATGCCTTTCTGTTGTGGGAATCTCTCAAACGTCGGTTCTCTGTAAAGAACAGTGTGCGCAAGCACTTACTTGAGGATGAGATCACCAATTGCAAGCAAAACGGTGAAACCGTCCTTAGTTACTTTGGTCGACTATCGAAATTATGGGAAGAACTACAAAATTTCAAATCATCCTATGCATGCACTTGTGAGGCGTCAGCTCAtattgaaaaagaaagagaagatgcTAAAGTTCACAAGTTTCTTTTTGGTCTTGACGATTCAAGGTTCAGTTCTATTCGATCTCAAATCATTGACGAAGAACCGTTACCTGATCTTAACCTAGCATACTCACGAGTGATTCGTGCCGAGCAGCACATTCTCACCATGCGCACGACTGAACTCAAACAAGATGTTCTCGGGTTTGCTGTCAAGACTGATTCTACTACTTCCATATCTACTTCTACGTCAGCGGGCAATACAACAAATCGTAGCCGAGATCCTAATCGTTTTTGCACTCATTGCAATCGTAAAGGACATGAGGCTTCTGAATGTTTTTTACTTCATGGCTATCCTGACTGGTTCAACGACCAACAAAGGAACACTCAACCTTCCGGACAGTCTCAACGAGGCCGCGGAGGACGAGGAAACAATTCTCGTGGTCGTGGTCGAGCTAATGCTTCTCGCACCGCTCCGTCCACTTCTTCAGGGAACTCTACAGCTTCATCAGATCAGATCGCAGCACTGATCAATCTTCTACAGAACCAACAAACTCAACTATCTACTGATCGTATGTCCGGTAAACCTTCTCTAGCTGATGTTATAATTGATACAGGGGCGTCTCATCATATGACCGGAGATATATCATTACTACACGATGTTAGAGATATTGTCTCATCATCAGTTACATTCCCAGACGGTCGCAGTTCTCGTGCAACCAAATCGGGAACTCTGTTTCTCAACTCGTCTTGTGGTTTACTTGACGTGCTCTACGTCCCTGATTTTAACTGCACGCTTATTTCAGTTTCCAAACTATTAAAGCAAACTGGATGTATAGCGATTTTCACTGATACTTTATGTGTGTTACAGGACCGTTTTACGAGGACCCTGATTGGAGCAGGTGAAGAGAGAGAGGGTGTGTATTACTTCACGGGTGTCACAGTTGCACGGTCTAATCGAGCTGGGAAAGGAAAGACTTCTTCTTCAGAAATTTGGCACCGACGACTAGGACATCCGGCTCATAGTGTTTTATCTACTTTACCAGTTATTGATAATGTCGTTTTGGATCTTGATCACACCAAGTCGTGTGATGTGTGTTTTCTATCTAAACAGACACGTGAAGTGTTTCCTGAGAGTTTTAATAAAGCTGTTCAACCTTTTGCCTTAGTTCATTGTGATGTTTGGGGTCCATATCGAACTCCAGCCTCTTGTGGTGCAGTCTACTTTCTCACCATCGTTGATGATTACTCTAGAGCAGTATGGATTCACCTTATGCTCGAGAAATCTGAGGTTCCTACATTATTACAAAACTTCTGTTCAATGGCAGTTCGTCAGTTTAGTCACTCTGTGAAAGCATTCCGAACAGACAATGGTACAGAATTTATGAAACTCAAACCATTCTTGCGAAAAGAGGGTATCTTGCATCAAACGTCCTCAGTGGACACACCACAGCAAAACGGACGCGTCGAACGTAAACACCGTCATATTCTTAACGTTGCGCGTGCCTGTTTATTTCAAGCCAATCTTCCTGTTACTTTTTGGGGACAAAGCATACTTACTGCTGCTCATCTGATAAACAGAACACCATCACGTCTCTTAGGTGGAAAATCTCCGTATGAACTACTACATGGGTCTCCACCTAACTATAATCTGATCCGAACTTTTGGCTGCCTTTGCTTTGCGCAAAAACGACCCAAAGATACAGACAAGTTTGCTGCTAGAAGTCGGAGATGCTTATTTATTGGTTATCCTCACGGGAAGAAAGCTTGGAATGTTTATGACATCGATAATGATGAGTTCTTTACAAGCCGCGATGTCGTCTTCTTTGAAGATCAGTTTCCAAGACACAAAACTCATCAACCAACTCCTTCTCCATTACCATCACAAGAACTGGTTATTACCGATGACGAGATCACACCTCCTACTGTCACAACACAGTCAATACCGGTGCTACCTGTCACTAACCCTACTGATCCCGTAAACCCTACCTCTCCTACAGATCCCGTAAGCCCTACCTCCCCTACAGATACCGTAAGCCCTACCTCTTCTACTGATCTTACTACTACTAACTCCTCTGTTCCGGCATCTCCTTTAGAACCAGGAAGCCCTACCTCTCCTACCACTCAAGCTGTTCAACCTGTCATCAGGTCTCCTACTGCCCTACCTATCACAGACCGAAATGTGAGCACTACTGAACCTCCATCACCAGGTCTTCCTGAGCTCTTAGGGCGCGGTCATCGTCAACGACAGCCTTCTGTTCTCCTCAAAAACTACGTCACTAACTCCGTTCAACAAGGTATACACACCCCTCTCGCTACATCTGACTCTTCTCTTGGTTCCTCTACGGTCTCAGGTAATAACATCTTGTATCCCATCTCGAACTACATTACTGATGCTGCATACTCTCCTGGCCACAAAGCTTTTCTTGCAGCTATTACTACTAATACTGATCCAAAGAACTACGCTGAGGCTGTGAAAGATGAAGAATGGCGCGATTCCATGGTCATGGAGCATGACACTCACATTGAAAATGGAACTTGGGACGTTACCAACCTACCTCCAGGCAAAAAGCTGATCGGCAGTACATGGCTATACAAAACTAAATATCTCTCCAATGGACAAATTCTCTGTCGCAAGTCCAGACTTGTGGCTCAAGGCAATCGACAAAGAGAAGGGTTGGATTACACAGACACTTTTGCCCCAGTCGCCAAACCATCCACCATACGGGTCCTTCTTGAGATAGCTGCAGCTAAACAATGGGAGGTTCATCAAATGGATGTTTCGAATGCGTTTCTCCATGGCGATTTGAAAGAGGAAGTCTACATGAAACTTCCACAAGGCTTTCAAGGATCTGATCCTACTAAAGTGGCGCGACTACGCAAGTCCAtatatggtctcaagcagtctccgcGTTGTTGGTTCTCCAAACTCAGAGACGCATTGATCAAATACGGCTTTATACAAAGTAAACCGGATTACTCACACTTCTCCTACATCAGAGGCAAAATCAGCCTTCACattctcatctatgttgatgatttCATTATAGCCAGCAACAACATCTCTACACTTCAACAATTCAAGAACTATCTCTGTACGTGTTTTGAAAATGAAAGACCTTGGGAAACTCAAGTACTTCCTTGGTATAGAAGTGGCGCGCAACAGAGATGGTATATTTATCTCCCAGCGTAAATACGCACTTGACATCATTGCAGAGGCTGGCCTTCTTGGGTGTAAACCGTCAGCTGTTCCTATGGAGCTTAACCACAAACTCGCTCTTTCAAACAGCCAACCCCTCGCAGATCCTGCGCCCTATAGACGACTTGTGGGCAGATTAATCTACCTTACGTTTACTCGCCCAGAACTCTGCTATGCAGTTCATATACTCTCACAATTCATGAAAGCTCCAAGGAAAGATCATTGGGATGCAGCTCAACGTGTCATTCGATATCTCAAGGGGTCTCCTTCTCAAGGTGTTTTACTACGTTCAGACTCCTCACTTCGTGTTACTGCATTTTGTGATGCGGACTGGAGTGCATGCCCTGTAACCCGTCGATCCTTAAGTTCGTACATCGTCCTATTGGGCTCCTCACCGGTGTCTTGGAAAACCAAGAAACAGAATACAGTTTCAGCTTCATCAGCAGAGGCTGAATATCGATCAATGGCGTATTGCTTGCGAGAGTTAAAATGGGTTAAACGGATACTTCATTCTTTTGGAGTGCAACACAAGGAACCTATGAAGCTCTTCTATGATAGTCAATCAGCCATATATATTGCCAAGAATCCTGTCTTCCATGAACGTACAAAGCATATAGAAAATGATTGCCATCAGGTTCGAGATGCTGTCCAAGACAAACTTATTTCGATGGAACACATTTCTACAAAGGAGCAACCCGCTGATCTACTTACTAAGTCTCTTCCCTCCACTACATTCTCGTATCTTCTGTCCAAGTTGGGCATTCAAGAAGTtggatcttttcttttttactgaGTTTTTCCACCATAAAGATATACTATTGATTCTTGGGTTGCGACGTAGCAGTTCATTTTCTTTAGATGGATATGCTTGAAATCACACGAAATCTAGGTTTTACTCAGTTAGATATAGATATGAACTACTTAGAATGTATATCATTCAACAAAACCAACAAAACCAAGAATATGTTCTCGAACCGAATATCACAAGCATACAGAGCCATGTGTAGAAATACAAGCTCACCGCAAGATGAAACACTTCTTGTGGCATGCTATATCTGGATGTGTGGCGATGGCATATAGTCTCACCTATAGATACATGTGTACCAATTGGAGCTATCTCAAATATGATGGTCCAGTGGAGTCGATTAATTATCTTCTTTCTAATGTTCTCATTGGACTTTTTTCGGCTATTCCTTCTTTTTAGGTTGCTTCTTgagtttattaatataaaacatgGATTTTCTGTTTTTGAGAAGAAAAGAGATAGTTCCATTAGAACCACAATTGGACAAATTTCCATAGATCATTTAGTACATTGGAATGTAAGGAACATCAAAAAATTTGATGACACTTCTCCAAtcaaaattatacaatttgcTTCTTTTGAAACAGAATGTTGGAGGAAAGCAAACCCTAAAAATAAAGAGGAGTATCCTGATGTCCTCCGAACGAACCTATTGAAGCAACCCCCTTGTATATCTCAAATCCTGACTTGTCAAATTCATGGATCGATTATGGCACATCTAGTTGATTAgggtggagtcttaaggatcaaatatataatgaaTCATTTGGATTAAGTGGTTGCAGCAGAAGCATGTCGGCTTGATATATTAAGATGGAAGGATTGCTCTGGACAACATCGTATGAGAGAGATATGAAAATTCCCTTGATCAAGATCGAGACCGACTACTCAGATCGATCTAGTAAATACAATTACAAATCTTGTCGACTGATCGACCTTCACCTCAAAGATAAATGTGTTTCACCTGTTGTGTGATAATTTTGGAAGTGTGAGTTTGATTCATGTCTGTAGGATTTGAAATGTTCGTACAAATTCACTAGCAAATAATGTTAATTAAGACCAGAACAGTTGAGTTTTTCCATGTAAACTAGATTTGGTCGGATAGAGTTTTTCTTTGGAATAACCGCTACTGATCAAAACTTGTTTTAATTATACGAACAGTTCACTAAAAAAAGTAGGTAAAAAAGATACGATAAACTCTCTTTTTGTTTATAGTAAATAAAGATGAATTTTACCGGgaaaaaagtaataaatatacataaagtATATAACGTAAAAGCAGAAATGCAGATCATTATACAAAGACTAGAGACGGTACAACATTTCAACGATTAGGCCAGGAAGATAGAGCCCAAAAATGCAACTGATTCCTTAAAAATGTGTGTTGGGTTTCTTGATTCCTTGTTTTCTAAAGGATCACTACaaactactccctccgtttcataaagataattttttagtgttttcacacatattaagaatcacattaaatcactataataaatgtatcattttctgcaatttttaatttttaataatttttaaccaatagtaatttaataaagtcaatttttttttaagatcacaattttttcattaaaaatacaaaaagtttATCTtcgtgaaacaatttttttttctaaaacatctaacttaatgaaacggatggagtattccATAGCTATTTAGCAATATGTTTGATTTGAATTCAGATATTTACACAACAATGTCAATGGCACTAAATCATTATGCTACATGTCTTGGTTAATTATTCAATAGTTAAAACACTCTTTTCTTCCATCATTTCAACAATGAAAATTGCTCACAAATTTTAATGTTAGAAATTTTGATATGACTAGTATTTTAGTAAGATGGAAAAGGAATATTATATGCGTTATATGGCTCAATCAGTTATAATATTATAGTTTTAGCTATGTCATATCTGAATTCAAGCATGCTCATTACATTTGAGAGTCATGAATGTTGGTTTCATATGTATTATATAGGCAGCTGTGGAATGTAAAATTAGCGTTTTCAACAAAATTTAACGATCATTTTAAAATGTGTAAATTATGAGAAATTTTCGCTGTTTCACAAATTACAGAtgaaaaatcatttatttttgaaacattttcCCTTTATGAAGAAAAACTAAGCCTACTGTAAAAACCAGGCCAGTATATAAAACGAAACATGCAAATAAATATATCAACGGTACGTTTTAAGAACAGAGCCGCAAAAGCTGCAGACGATGGCTCTCCAAGATCTGCAATAAAAAGGTACAAGACAAAACCTCGTCGAAGTCTTCATGTCAGCGACTTTTGCACCACGACCGCACCGGGAACACGTTCCTGCCGCCGGTTTGCTTGCTTTAATCTTCCTCTTCTGGTCCACCAAGAAACAGAAACACACCATTCTCGTTCCTTCTTCAAAGGCAGTGCAAATAGTTATCTTGTAATCACACAGGATTGTGATTAATTAGATCGGTCCCAAAAGATGTTTTGTTGGTGTTTTAGTGATCCACACGCGTTTGGCCTAGAAATTGGTAGTTAAGAATATGCTTTGGACATCATATTTTTATAGAGAATATGACATTTGAAAGAGTTTTTGACGTGCATACGCACGTGCAACCCCCAACCTCTAACTGAATTCTTCATTTTATTACAATGTTTTATTCACATTCATTTAATTCCTATTTTCAAGGAGAAATGAATTCGATGTACTGTACACATTACATTCAATTTCATTATACAGTTGCCACGTTCAGAATAAAAGGAGTTACATACGCCATGGATGAATCAGTTTGCTCTTATCGGTAATATGGGGCATGAGAATGATATCCCATTCTCCACCtttaatttttcggttttcTTGCTCTTAGACGTAAATATGGGCCTAGAACGTAATCAAACTCGCAGTCATTAAAAGTCTGCATAATTGGGCTTATAGTAAGCCCCaatgtctaaatttttttattttgtccgTTCAATTTTTGCTCTGagtttttcaataaaaaattaaaggaaaaaagttTTTCAAGATTTCACTCAAAAGTATGGTTATGAATGGTTAGATCTAGGCTATGGGCATATTTATCCAAAACGGAAGAATCGAACCAAAAAACCGAGGTGTGTTCGGATTTGAACCATATCCCTTGTACTAGTGGATGCTATAtttctaaaaccaaaaaatcgaaACCGAAGTGGACATACAAATATCTATAAtgtagtttatatatttataaatattaattatctttaattcaaaaataagaaaatagtttaaaataatatttacaagtcaaaatacccaaaattttgaattgcTATCATACTTTTAtcttgaatattttaaattatctgaattatttgaatttttatctgaaaccccaaaaacaaatatgatattAATCTAAACAACCTGAttcttttttaccttttaagttttaactcaAATTAACCAGCAAATTGAAACCGAACCGGAGATCTAAAATTACTTTGGATATAAACTGGTTCTTAACTTTGTTATCCGAActaaaccaaaaatcaaaataatcaaatcgAAACTGAATCTTCTAAATATCTTAACAGATCTTAGACCTCTAGAATCGAAGAACCAAAAGAATTGAACCGAAACCGGACTGAGAACTGAATATCCAGGACTATTGCATCatttaaaatcaaattgattgagcatatattaaaaatatatatatataattattgggAGTCTTAACTGTGTACTTATATGCACACGATTATTCAACTCAGATTGGTCACTTGTCTTTAACTAGTGGATAATTTTGACATAAAGCAAGAAAGTGTTAGGTAATAATAAATTACATACAAATGATAGATAAGTGACTAAACAAACAAAGTTGAGACTAGAGTTACAAGTCAACGACGTGTTAGGTCGCTACCAACTAATCAGGTTGCTCTAATTCGTAAACTATTCTCTCTAAGAGTATGTAGATTCTTTTTAGTGCTGTTTTTTAGTTTTGAcgaatttttttatcatagttTTGACGTGTTAGGTCGCTACCAACTAATCGGGTTGATCTACAATTTAAATTTCTTTAGTTTCCCATGCTCTGGAGTAGATTTATTCCTGATTTCAAATTCGTAATTCCTTCTTCTCTTGAGCATAATTTTTTCATAGCAAATATCTTAGTGGAAAAATACATGAGTCTTAAATATCACACAGACACACAGAACCATTAGAAGGTCCATGAAAAATGATGCAAAAGAGATATAACAGAGTCAGTCTTAAGTTTGAAAAAGCCATATATAAACTAAAGAGAAAAATTAGCCATTGTGAATTATTGAAAAACGTTAAAAGCAAAGAAGTTTGCAGATTCAACATTGTTTGACCctataatatataaagagataaaCAGCTGTATTTTAGCACtaggttaaaaatatattttagaaattaagGATCAGACTGTAGATTCATTGTTTGCCTATTTAATATCACATATTGCTTGCTGACGATATAAGTAGCTAAGCTTCCCATGGTGGTCACTGATCCATGTGATGTTAACAGTACGTACAAAGGTCCTTACCACATTCCACTATTTTGTTCGACAACATTCACGTactttataagaaaaatttgcGTAATCATTTCATGAATTTATTGCATCCTTCGGTGAAGTAGGATATATTTCTTGTATATAATCATTTCATGAAAATTATAGAATCAGACTAGATAAACATCGAATATAATAGCCTCGGATCTTCGAGACATAACTACTGTTTGTTTTTAAcaatgtttagtgttttaggTCGTCCAAAACTCAATAGCTATCTCCTCGAATTTCACATACATAGGTCAACATTCAGTaagatttctatttttatagCGACATTCAAAATTAAGGAAAATGATCGTTTATGGATAGAGAAGATTGCGAAACTATTGgtattttgtatgtttttttggACAATGtttcaaaatgataataaaatagGGTTTTCACCAGAAGAGCatataagaagaaaaatgatCCACTCCAGCTCCGGCCTGGACGGCGCGTACCGGCATCTGGAGGCCACTCCTTCTTTCTCAACCGctctttttctctttacttCGCCGTGGTCTCCTTCACTCTCTCTGCTTTGATTGTGTGCTCTGGATCTGGAAGGCTCCATAGATCGTCTTTTCTGCAGGAAAGATCCGGCCTTGACGAGTCTTAGCTAGGTTTTGGAGTGTCGTCGCGTGTTGGGTGAGGGTCTCTGGCGGTGTAGTCGGCTTTTTAGGGTTTGACAGGAGGTGTCTTAAACCTTCTGTAGGGATGTTGGTGACTGGATTGCTCTCTCTTTTGTTCTGGTCTCAGTCACCATGTGGCCTTAGCTAGGCAGTGGGTGAGAGAAGTGTTGAAGCAGTATTGTCGTTCTTTCTTGGCGTCTTGTATTAACGCTTGCCGTTTTCACTCTCGTTGGAGATCTGGAGGATTCTTTTACCTCAGAGGCGGGCTCTAGCGCTTGCGGCCGACGTGGTGTCGGAGCTTGTGATGCTTTCTCGTCGAGTGAGGCTGTGCAGCAGTGTCGTTGTTAGTCGTCTATGGTTACTTCGAGGCTGAGTAATCTCTTCTCTCTAATTAGCTTGTTCTCTTCCTGGCGATTAGTTTCAGTTATTTTTGGGAGTCATATTGACTTGCTCCTATCGAGTTCTCCACTCACTGTGTTGTTGAATCGTGCCACCTGTTCGCTTTATGTCATCAAAGACTTGACCTTTCTTCGGTTCTCGAGGAGGGCGACTGGCGAGGAGTTCGGAGGGTCCTTTTGGTCTGAGGAGCTTCCTCTCCTTGGTGGCTCAGTCGGCGCTGTCACTCATCTCAGTGCCGCGGGTCTGTTCTCTCGATAGTGTGACATTGCTATACTTTTTGCAGGTCATGGAGTGTTGGCTGATTCTTCTCGTAGCCGACATTCCGTTCCCGTCTTCTTGCATCCGTCCATGATGAGAGGTCTTCATCGACCGCTTAGTATTGGGCGTCTCTTTTGGCGCTAAAGGAGCTTGTACAGGCGGGTGGTGCGATTTTCAAAAGGTTGTGTTCTAACCCCTTCTCCTTTACTACTTGCGTGCAAATTGGAAGTGATGATTATAAGTCTGTAACTTACCGAGAGCTAGCTACTCTGGAAACGACGTGAAGATTCCCGGCATCCGAGGCAATAAGGAGAACGGTATCCGGATTTCCTAATGATTCTAAAACGAGCTACCGGAATGTGTCGGGTTTAGTGGGTTGGCGAAGGTggttatgtttatgttttgatttgggAATTTTTCGTCGGCTTTGTAATTGGACCTTAATACCCGTTTATCGggatgattaatatatatttcaattaaaaaaaaatgataaaagaagtttcattaaagaaataaaatataattatactcttatttcaaaaatatataaatataaataattatttaaataaaaattatagttttcaaattatacgtttttgaattcgagttttttaataaatttttataaatttttttcaaatttgtactttataattttattttgaaattcaaaaaaaaattttgaaactatttttaaaaaattcttttaacttttaattttttaaaatcttaaatccCCCTCCAAAATTTTACCCTTTAAATCTAAActttaagtctagattagttaacccctTAAATCTCTTTATCTCATgaattattttggtcattttgatatttgtaagatatatttatgataaaaaaaataatagtgatCATTctagagatttttattttttttagcaacATTTTTTGGTATGTTTGTGAAAGGAAAATAGTGTAGCAAGTGCTTCTTTGGAATGGTGGTATAGCAAGTAGGAATGTGAATTTTAGACTTTCgtgttttaatatttcaaaaaagcATTTAATAAAGCCGGTGGGGGTAACGAAATGCTTTCCCTTCTGTTTCCCATATTCATGTTTACGTTTGCTTAGTATTCGTCAAATCTCTGGACCCCAATTCTTAAAGTCGTTTGCGTTATATATTTTTCGCAAGTGTGAATAATCAGCGGAGACAATATATTATACGTTTAAATCATTCTCCCTAATGATGATGATTATATCTTTAATTTGTATCCTATTAATATATTGAGTGCGTCGTTAATATGATTACatcaagataaaataaaaacgttatAAATTTTGAGATGGCTCGCATGGGACATTTTTTAGTTTGGCCGTTTGGTTCCGACTTGGCTTTGGAAAACTTGGTTTTGAAACACTACGGTTGGTTTGATCGATGGGTCAGCTGAATTTATCCGTAATTTCGGCgattaccatttttttttctcagcaAAACTACAATTCGGCGATTACCATAAACTTTTTGTATTGGAATATAAGAAAACGGAAAAGGAATATAGTTGCTGTCTGATCGTAATTACAGAGGAGACTTTTCACGTAAACAATGCCACGATTAACGGAGAATCAACAATATTGATAAATCATTCAATGAGAGTGACAAATGT
The Brassica napus cultivar Da-Ae chromosome A1, Da-Ae, whole genome shotgun sequence DNA segment above includes these coding regions:
- the LOC106380729 gene encoding uncharacterized protein LOC106380729; translated protein: MVCFCFLVDQKRKIKASKPAAGTCSRCGRGAKVADMKTSTRFCLVPFYCRSWRAIVCSFCGSVLKTYR